In Streptomyces sp. SLBN-118, the following are encoded in one genomic region:
- a CDS encoding LytTR family DNA-binding domain-containing protein produces MLRVLAVDDEKPALEELLYLLRCDSRIRSAEGATDATEALRRISRALDAGPDGEDGIDVVFLDIHMAGLSGLDVARLLAGFARPPLIVFVTAHEGFAVQAFDLKAVDYVLKPVRRERLAEAVRRVRDLVVSAREPRQPEPRDHAVPTPAAHPPVQNTAPAAPQHIPAGSTTGPEQIPVELGGVTRFVPIDDIAYVEAQGDYARLHTKDGSHLVRIPLSTLEERWASRGFVRIHRSHLVALARIDELRLDAGTTTVRVGDAELAVSRRHARQLRDLLMRHARG; encoded by the coding sequence ATGCTGCGCGTACTGGCTGTCGACGACGAGAAACCGGCACTTGAGGAACTGCTCTACCTGCTGCGTTGCGACTCCCGGATCAGGAGCGCGGAGGGCGCGACGGACGCCACCGAGGCACTGCGCCGCATCAGCCGCGCGCTGGACGCGGGCCCGGACGGCGAGGACGGCATCGATGTCGTCTTCCTGGACATCCACATGGCAGGGCTGTCCGGCCTCGATGTCGCCCGGCTGCTCGCAGGGTTCGCGCGCCCGCCGCTGATCGTGTTCGTCACCGCCCACGAAGGCTTCGCCGTCCAGGCCTTCGACCTCAAGGCCGTCGACTATGTCCTCAAGCCCGTGCGCAGGGAACGGCTGGCCGAAGCCGTACGGCGGGTACGCGACCTGGTCGTCTCGGCGCGCGAGCCCCGGCAGCCCGAGCCGCGGGACCACGCCGTGCCCACGCCCGCAGCGCACCCGCCCGTACAGAACACCGCACCGGCTGCTCCGCAGCACATCCCTGCCGGGAGCACCACCGGTCCCGAGCAGATACCGGTCGAACTGGGCGGCGTCACACGGTTCGTACCGATCGACGACATCGCCTATGTCGAGGCCCAGGGCGACTACGCCCGCCTCCACACCAAGGACGGCAGCCACCTGGTGCGCATCCCGCTTTCCACGCTGGAGGAGCGCTGGGCCTCCCGTGGGTTCGTACGCATCCACCGCAGCCATCTCGTCGCTCTCGCCCGGATCGACGAACTGCGCCTGGACGCAGGGACGACCACGGTCCGGGTGGGCGACGCAGAACTCGCCGTCAGCCGCCGTCACGCCCGCCAGCTGCGCGATCTGCTGATGCGGCACGCCAGGGGCTGA
- a CDS encoding anti-sigma factor, giving the protein MSPQQRHRDIAAYALGVLEPADAFRFEEHLAQCVMCTVQLSDFTSTAASLAELAGPARVEATVSPGLLDRLTGEVALERHRSRRRRLRLVAAAAALIVALPVAAVALRDGGSGPARQEVAAKDARTGVSVSAALQDRQWGTAVSLHVWDVKGPRTCTLVAVGKNGTEHPVLSWAVPEGGYGIAGSPGHEEPLDIEGGTDLPSGEIARWEVRAADGQPLVTLTG; this is encoded by the coding sequence ATGAGCCCCCAGCAGCGGCACCGGGACATCGCCGCCTATGCGCTGGGCGTCCTGGAGCCCGCGGACGCCTTCCGGTTCGAGGAGCATCTCGCCCAGTGCGTGATGTGCACGGTACAGCTCTCGGACTTCACCTCGACCGCCGCGTCGCTGGCCGAACTCGCGGGACCCGCACGGGTCGAGGCCACTGTGAGCCCGGGCCTGCTCGACCGGCTGACCGGCGAGGTCGCCTTGGAGCGGCACAGGAGCCGCCGGCGCCGGCTCCGGCTGGTGGCGGCCGCCGCCGCGCTGATCGTGGCGCTGCCGGTGGCGGCGGTGGCGCTCCGCGACGGCGGCTCGGGACCGGCCCGGCAGGAGGTCGCGGCGAAGGACGCCAGGACGGGGGTGAGTGTGTCCGCCGCGCTTCAGGACCGGCAGTGGGGCACCGCGGTCTCGCTGCACGTGTGGGACGTCAAGGGGCCGCGCACCTGCACGCTGGTCGCCGTCGGCAAGAACGGCACCGAACACCCGGTCCTCAGCTGGGCGGTGCCGGAGGGCGGCTACGGGATCGCGGGTTCGCCCGGACACGAGGAGCCGCTGGACATCGAGGGCGGTACGGACCTGCCGAGCGGCGAGATCGCACGCTGGGAGGTCCGTGCGGCCGACGGGCAGCCGCTGGTGACCCTCACGGGGTAG
- a CDS encoding Fpg/Nei family DNA glycosylase, which yields MPELPEVEALREFLDDHLVGQRIVRVLPLAISVLKTYDPPLTAVEGAEVTAMDRHGKWLDISAGGLHLVAHLARAGWLHWKDEFPAAPPRPGKGPLALRTVLESGGGFDLTEAGTTKRLAVHLVHDPGEVPGIARLGPDPLADGFDRDAFAALLAGERRQVKGALRDQSLIAGIGNAYSDEILHAAKMSPFKPVQNIDEAGITTLYEALRATLSEAVERSRGVAAGRLKAEKKSGLRVHGRTGQPCPVCGDTVREVSFSDSSLQYCPTCQTGGKPLADRRLSRLLK from the coding sequence ATGCCGGAGCTGCCCGAAGTCGAAGCGCTGAGAGAGTTCCTCGACGATCACCTCGTGGGACAGCGGATCGTCCGCGTCCTGCCGCTGGCGATCAGCGTCCTCAAGACGTACGACCCGCCCCTCACCGCGGTCGAGGGTGCCGAGGTCACCGCCATGGACCGGCACGGGAAGTGGCTCGACATCAGTGCCGGCGGACTCCATCTCGTCGCCCATCTCGCCCGGGCGGGCTGGCTCCACTGGAAGGACGAGTTCCCGGCCGCGCCACCGCGCCCCGGCAAAGGGCCGCTCGCCCTGCGTACCGTCCTCGAATCCGGCGGCGGCTTCGACCTCACCGAGGCGGGCACGACCAAACGCCTCGCAGTCCACCTCGTCCACGACCCCGGTGAGGTGCCGGGCATCGCCCGCCTCGGCCCCGACCCGCTCGCCGACGGCTTCGACCGCGACGCCTTCGCCGCTCTCCTCGCGGGCGAACGACGGCAGGTCAAGGGGGCCCTGCGCGACCAGAGCCTGATCGCGGGCATCGGCAACGCCTACAGCGACGAGATCCTGCACGCGGCGAAGATGTCCCCGTTCAAACCGGTGCAGAACATCGACGAGGCCGGGATCACCACCCTGTACGAGGCGCTGCGCGCCACCCTGAGCGAGGCCGTCGAGCGCTCCCGCGGCGTGGCAGCCGGCCGGCTGAAGGCCGAGAAGAAAAGCGGCCTGCGCGTCCACGGCCGCACCGGTCAGCCGTGTCCCGTCTGCGGCGATACCGTCCGTGAAGTCTCCTTCAGCGACTCCTCGCTGCAGTACTGCCCCACCTGCCAGACCGGCGGCAAACCGCTCGCCGACCGCAGGCTCTCCCGGCTGCTCAAGTAA
- a CDS encoding wax ester/triacylglycerol synthase family O-acyltransferase, protein MSTELLAPLDLAFWHLESAGHPMHLGALAFFGPAPGARSGEQVLELLAARAAAIRRLRMHVRDVLLPVGGAAWSVAKDFDVRRHVHQIRIPDGDFAAGAVSIAGELMERPLERGLPPWEMYLLTGPEGGGPFAVLVKLHHALADGMRAVAIGAGIFDEIVDARTARARRARAVQPTSWLTGPRQVAGFARGRIEELGRAVGVGASVVRASRLDPRGVPALSAGSSGTRRLGTAVLDLDDVQRVRKAAGGTANDVLLALVAGGMRRWLLARGEPLPAAGPRALVPVSRRRPGSPPGSGNKFSAYLLELPVGDPDPRSRLDSVRTAMDRNKAAGPSRGAGALAVLADQLPPLAHRFGAPLAGGAARMLFDVLVTSVPLPRSALSLGGCPLREIYPMAPLARGQSLAIALSTYGGRVHVGLVADGKAVPDLDRLARSLGEELGELLTLSP, encoded by the coding sequence TTGAGCACCGAGCTTCTCGCCCCCCTCGATCTGGCGTTCTGGCATCTCGAGTCGGCCGGACATCCGATGCATCTCGGCGCCCTCGCCTTCTTCGGTCCCGCCCCGGGCGCCCGGAGTGGCGAGCAGGTCCTCGAACTGCTCGCCGCCCGCGCCGCGGCGATCCGCCGGCTGCGGATGCATGTACGGGACGTCCTGCTGCCCGTCGGAGGTGCGGCCTGGTCCGTGGCCAAGGACTTCGACGTACGGCGGCACGTTCACCAGATCCGTATCCCCGACGGCGACTTCGCCGCCGGGGCCGTCTCGATCGCCGGCGAGTTGATGGAGCGGCCGCTCGAACGGGGCCTGCCGCCCTGGGAGATGTACCTGCTGACCGGACCGGAGGGCGGGGGCCCGTTCGCGGTGCTGGTCAAGCTCCATCACGCGCTGGCCGACGGCATGCGCGCGGTCGCCATCGGTGCCGGGATCTTCGACGAGATCGTCGACGCCAGAACCGCCCGTGCCCGGCGGGCACGAGCCGTGCAGCCCACGTCCTGGCTCACCGGCCCCCGGCAGGTGGCCGGATTCGCCCGGGGCCGTATCGAGGAACTGGGCCGGGCCGTCGGCGTCGGCGCCTCTGTCGTACGGGCCAGCAGGCTCGACCCGCGCGGCGTGCCCGCACTCTCGGCCGGCTCCAGCGGCACCAGGCGGCTCGGCACCGCCGTGCTCGACCTCGACGACGTCCAGCGCGTCCGCAAGGCGGCGGGCGGAACCGCCAACGATGTACTGCTCGCCCTCGTCGCGGGCGGTATGCGGCGCTGGCTCCTGGCCCGCGGCGAGCCGTTGCCCGCCGCCGGCCCGCGGGCCCTGGTGCCGGTCTCCCGGCGCCGACCCGGCAGCCCGCCCGGATCGGGCAACAAATTCTCCGCGTATCTGCTCGAACTGCCGGTCGGCGACCCGGATCCGCGCTCGCGGCTGGATTCCGTACGCACCGCCATGGACCGCAACAAGGCGGCCGGGCCCTCCCGCGGGGCCGGGGCACTGGCCGTACTCGCCGATCAACTGCCGCCGCTGGCACACCGGTTCGGCGCGCCGCTGGCCGGAGGGGCCGCCCGGATGCTGTTCGACGTCCTGGTGACCAGCGTGCCGCTGCCGCGCTCGGCACTGTCGCTGGGCGGCTGCCCGCTGCGCGAGATCTACCCGATGGCGCCGCTCGCTCGCGGGCAGTCCCTGGCGATCGCGCTGTCGACCTACGGCGGACGGGTCCATGTCGGCCTGGTCGCCGACGGCAAGGCCGTTCCGGACCTCGACCGGCTCGCGCGGAGCCTGGGGGAGGAACTCGGCGAACTCCTCACGCTCAGCCCATAG
- a CDS encoding SpoIIE family protein phosphatase, with the protein MVDRAAGALSLPDDWPADSDLSLTLNRMGSFDWDLISGLMHMDGPALEVFDLRPDEYDGRPESLSRRVPADEAARLDTMVAQALKKGSDHYGAYFRIRRRDGKMRWTHTQGSVRRDDTGRPLRIIGIIRDATEELAESAARVGVDSDRRRQTSVVETTTAALAHARTVQDVIDVLKDSHGLEHFGATSLVMGLLEAGRIHLVAEGPEDAFVPGTRYTRVDEEYPMSEVVRTLTPRFIESKRDFAESYPLLWPHIKGLGITAAAYLPLIAQARPIGALGLLYSDKTRFTPDERNLLVALGSSIAQSLQRAVLYEQEHDLAEGLQQAMLPRRIPDVPGAQIAVRYRSARLGRDIGGDWYDIIALPGGRVGAVIGDVQGHDTDAAAVMGQLRIVLRAYAAEGHTPATVMARASVFLHELDTERFATCLYAEVDLTTGVVQVVRAGHIDPLIRDTDGDCRRLPVEGGLPLGLSAEFDRLEYPVSTVELDPGQTLVLCTDGLVEQPGTDLDDGMQLLTALVCSGPRDLQLLADRLCEVVEERGGEDDVALLLLRRSGAFTPQSGGRLQQHVRQNDPEALRSARHMIRAAVRAWGARERSDEVELAADEMITNALVHTDGGAIVTLRALAGPERRLRVEVEDRSSALPRRREAGESGVSGRGLMLVDRLTEAWGVESRGSGKCVWGEFIVPDRQVR; encoded by the coding sequence CGACTCGGACCTGAGCCTGACGCTCAATCGGATGGGCAGCTTCGACTGGGACCTGATCAGCGGGCTGATGCATATGGACGGGCCCGCTCTTGAGGTGTTCGACCTGCGTCCCGACGAGTACGACGGCCGCCCGGAAAGTCTTTCCCGCCGGGTGCCGGCGGACGAGGCCGCCCGTCTGGACACGATGGTGGCTCAGGCGCTCAAGAAGGGCAGCGACCACTACGGCGCGTACTTCCGTATCCGCCGCCGCGACGGGAAGATGCGCTGGACCCACACCCAGGGATCCGTCCGCCGGGACGACACCGGCCGTCCGCTGCGCATCATCGGCATCATCCGCGACGCCACCGAAGAGCTCGCGGAGTCAGCCGCGCGCGTCGGGGTCGACAGCGACCGGCGCAGACAGACCAGCGTCGTGGAGACCACCACCGCGGCACTCGCCCACGCGAGGACCGTCCAGGACGTCATCGACGTACTGAAGGACTCGCACGGCCTGGAGCACTTCGGGGCCACCAGCCTGGTCATGGGGCTGCTGGAGGCAGGCCGGATCCATCTCGTCGCCGAGGGTCCCGAGGACGCCTTCGTGCCCGGCACGCGCTACACACGCGTCGACGAGGAGTACCCGATGAGCGAGGTGGTCCGCACCCTCACTCCCCGTTTCATCGAGTCCAAACGGGACTTCGCCGAGTCCTATCCGCTGCTGTGGCCGCACATCAAAGGGCTCGGCATCACCGCGGCCGCCTATCTGCCGCTGATCGCCCAGGCCCGTCCCATCGGGGCGCTCGGACTGCTGTACAGCGACAAGACCCGCTTCACCCCCGACGAGCGCAATCTGCTGGTCGCGCTCGGCAGCAGCATCGCGCAGAGCCTGCAGCGTGCCGTCCTGTACGAGCAGGAGCACGACCTCGCCGAGGGACTCCAGCAGGCGATGCTGCCGCGCCGGATCCCCGACGTCCCCGGCGCGCAGATCGCCGTGCGCTACCGCTCCGCGCGGCTGGGCCGGGACATCGGCGGCGACTGGTACGACATCATCGCGCTGCCCGGCGGACGCGTCGGCGCGGTCATCGGTGATGTACAGGGGCACGACACCGACGCGGCCGCGGTGATGGGGCAACTGCGGATCGTCCTGCGGGCGTACGCGGCCGAGGGGCACACCCCGGCCACCGTGATGGCACGCGCCTCCGTCTTTCTTCATGAACTGGACACCGAACGCTTCGCGACCTGCCTGTACGCGGAGGTCGACCTCACTACCGGAGTGGTCCAGGTGGTGCGCGCCGGACATATCGACCCGCTGATCCGGGACACCGACGGCGACTGCCGCAGGCTGCCCGTGGAGGGCGGGCTTCCACTGGGTCTCTCGGCGGAGTTCGACCGGCTCGAATACCCGGTCAGCACCGTCGAACTGGACCCCGGACAGACCCTTGTGCTCTGCACAGACGGGCTGGTCGAACAGCCCGGCACCGACCTCGACGACGGCATGCAGCTGCTCACGGCGCTGGTGTGCTCCGGTCCCCGGGATCTGCAACTGCTCGCCGACCGCCTGTGCGAGGTGGTGGAGGAGCGGGGCGGCGAGGACGATGTGGCGCTCCTGCTGCTGCGCCGCAGCGGCGCGTTCACCCCGCAGTCGGGCGGCCGGCTGCAGCAGCACGTCAGGCAGAACGATCCGGAGGCGCTGCGCTCGGCCCGGCACATGATCCGGGCCGCGGTACGGGCGTGGGGCGCGCGCGAGCGGTCGGACGAGGTCGAGCTGGCGGCGGACGAGATGATCACCAACGCCCTGGTGCACACCGACGGCGGCGCGATCGTGACCCTTCGCGCGCTGGCGGGCCCCGAGCGGCGGCTGCGGGTGGAGGTCGAGGACCGTTCCAGTGCGCTGCCGCGCCGCCGCGAGGCAGGGGAGTCGGGCGTGTCCGGCCGCGGGCTGATGCTGGTGGACCGGCTGACAGAGGCCTGGGGCGTCGAATCGAGAGGCAGCGGCAAGTGTGTCTGGGGCGAGTTCATCGTTCCGGACAGGCAGGTCCGCTGA